Proteins encoded in a region of the Fusarium falciforme chromosome 6, complete sequence genome:
- a CDS encoding Mitochondrial distribution and morphology protein 10, producing the protein MREFMDYVHSAFYEATGWNRDNSYAALNATTDGEDTGRVESIARVIVLTLLIVALLNFQTPRGLRLTLSALASPNFATSYQLGSVGIVDGSISYLFSSVPLRLLLTPQSETVNLPELLRSFRPLAELPHRTDPLLQTPKDKPESSLLYGRLYLPQSLVEAMVVRRLSPALQVQLSAVSAQHLRNGGTVLGLAQYDVGKYALEGLASSDGGLLGFRGVYNFGGDAENPSAPRLSDNGNGERERIYGRFSTGGEFYYGTLNKSGGISLGTRFATLPSHTGTPLSATLTLNPLMGNISASYAVVAGRHCSLATRMEFNVFSYESAWAIGMELWRKPFTRPVLDEDADPGRPKERSFQAKLEWRLDEPEPVIVKPPKEEVDPDKPEEEKYAGVLKTRLDQNLRIGVLWEGRVKSLLFSLGSGIDLRKLDKPFRTLGLEIQFSS; encoded by the coding sequence ATGCGCGAGTTTATGGACTATGTCCACAGCGCCTTCTACGAAGCTACGGGTTGGAACCGCGACAACTCGTACGCGGCGCTGAATGCGACCACCGATGGTGAGGACACGGGAAGAGTTGAATCAATTGCTCGAGTCATCGTACTGACACTGCTGATTGTAGCACTCCTGAATTTTCAGACTCCCCGTGGGCTGCGGCTTACCCTCTCCGCTCTTGCAAGCCCTAACTTTGCGACATCCTACCAGCTCGGTTCCGTTGGCATCGTCGATGGCTCCATCTCGTACCTCTTCTCGTCAGTCCCGCTACGACTACTCCTCACGCCACAATCGGAAACAGTAAATCTACCGGAGCTGCTGCGCTCGTTCCGACCCCTCGCCGAGCTCCCCCACCGAACCGATCCCTTGCTGCAGACCCCAAAGGATAAGCCCGAATCATCACTTCTGTATGGCCGACTCTATCTCCCACAGTCTCTTGTCGAGGCGATGGTGGTCAGGCGGCTATCGCCTGCGTTGCAGGTTCAGCTGAGTGCCGTGTCTGCGCAACACCTTAGAAACGGAGGGACAGTTCTGGGGTTGGCGCAGTACGATGTGGGAAAGTATGCCCTAGAAGGACTGGCTTCTTCAGATGGAGGACTGCTGGGCTTCAGAGGAGTGTACAACTTTGGCGGCGATGCCGAAAACCCGTCGGCACCGAGACTCTCCGATAATGGAAAtggcgagagggagaggataTACGGGCGGTTCAGCACCGGCGGAGAATTCTATTACGGCACGCTGAATAAGTCTGGTGGGATCAGCCTGGGAACTCGTTTCGCGACATTGCCCTCCCACACGGGGACGCCGTTATCCGCAACGCTGACCCTCAACCCCCTGATGGGTAATATCAGCGCAAGTTACGCCGTGGTGGCCGGCAGGCATTGCAGCCTCGCCACGCGGATGGAGTTTAACGTCTTTAGCTACGAGAGTGCCTGGGCCATTGGTATGGAACTCTGGCGGAAACCGTTTACGCGACCTGTCTTGGATGAAGACGCCGATCCCGGTCGACCAAAGGAGCGCAGCTTCCAAGCAAAGCTCGAGTGGCGGCTCGACGAGCCGGAGCCAGTTATCGTCAAACCTCCAAAGGAAGAGGTTGACCCAGATAAGCCCGAAGAGGAGAAATACGCCGGTGTTCTCAAGACGCGGTTGGACCAGAACCTCCGAATAGGGGTGCTCTGGGAGGGGCGGGTCAAGTCCCTCCTATTCAGTTTGGGCAGCGGAATCGACCTGCGGAAACTGGACAAGCCATTTCGGACGCTTGGATTGGAAATCCAGTTCTCTTCATGA
- a CDS encoding COP9 signalosome complex subunit 5 — MAHLHGGSYDPNVVNYQQPPPPVSHQAHGGAYTPGSSVVSHPNQPFTHPYQQQPVSPTTSPLSAQSGGYQVPVGQQQPIPLGQVQHQNTMQYQQQQQPMYGGQQGVVYPQQGQGNGQQDGTMQTKGAIVPVSAAPLSPLNSSKDGEKGEKEFPIKLKGSHHFFEPRSVFRWRNPVLYQKPGYNFTDTETKMRHRDYAGRVSYKTRSDRYLHHNDGYLRNMYVAATDDIYEGPGTSTWKRTYVRKVAPMKVRIATWVIDFSYDPQSWEDWGIMVLRALPAAIAMALVFWDGKPTVIKRSLCYAPVLYNYHGDAKVWSNLLENRKGLSLMARNNQVYRMLRPRYLCFLREPFNDENRGVDVRSVVEWENSDGRDASLAYLFVAYSTEHFSHSSEQDMMALHHIAETACRAAKLPAYWIACSCMRDESELESDVYRISDVLRGANSMIIAVGRGKTAMTSGKANTESLLREWGSRMWTFPEVLLSPGRSISIYTRDSDLSSPLVVAKNQFAAQVWTYMDPDVARHLIDHYLGTISLSRLEQAVLALKCLYSRHTTEYLPGDQAYALMGLLRLRPQVDRTDTAFQAFSRLSLANDSDRLLERYICTLPVDNDQPWYNMEDAYESSLWDITPYCQVAGIAENDTIIIDGAWGISIRWKAFYPVYWSTGPSWKRWLAGLAVEWNGAFFIIAIALIATGAQAGAYGASTIAPGVIFLLLFLYIWMITPGLVRVIYGGKFADTQAEMFGFEGHLNSPTIERAIFGGNFGRFSWSTHGSPLSRSVVNEYGERVGIDPCKDPEIRMKVEAAKNARPGEKRIFTLVDTYNMELTLFEAVRPPVTLMFCASEGGMQRAIGCSYEWETQTMYRETVLRMPTTALNRMDRVPRFRLGIQRPITNINSSSISITRHTQEGPGVVTMEASALKAWELDNNVQLIDPKRDALYNYDAAAQKTIADAKPWTKDPNYFKHVRISATALIKMTMHARSGGNLEVMGLMQGYIDQDTFVVTDAFRLPVEGTETRVNAQEEANEYLVEYLDLCRAQGRQENVVGWYHSHPGYGCWLSGIDVDTEAMQQQFQDPFLAVVIDPDRTINAGKVEIGAFRTYPAHYKADPVGGTTADGFQAVPLAKAAEFGAHSSRYYSLEVSHFKSSLDAHLLELLWHKYWVQTLSQNPLLTNRDYGNKQVLDLSSKIKEATMGIARNQAAQSMMMRSGAKNTDKAVEKLAKDANLIATKERSGLIASQVKASVFNGLGSKENPTS, encoded by the exons ATG GCTCACTTACACGGAGGCTCCTACGACCCCAACGTGGTCAAT TACCAGCAGCCGCCTCCCCCAGTGTCGCACCAAGCACACGGTGGTGCCTACACTCCAGGCAGTTCTGTCGTT TCACACCCCAACCAGCCCTTCACACATCCCTATCAACAGCAGCCCGTGTCACCTACCACGAGCCCTCTCTCAGCCCAATCCGGCGGTTATCAAGTCCCCGTaggacagcagcagcccatTCCCCTCGGACAAGTGCAGCACCAAAACACAATGCAGtatcaacagcagcagcagcccatG TATGGTGGGCAGCAGGGTGTCGTCTATCCacaacaaggacaaggcaaTGGACAGCAGGACGGAACAATG CAAACCAAAGGTGCCATCGTTCCCGTGTCTGCCGCGCCGCTGTCGCCTCTGAATAGCTCCAAGGATGGCGAA AAAGGCGAGAAAGAGTTCCCaatcaagctcaagggctCCCATCACTTCTTCGAACCCCGAAGCGTCTTCCGATGGCGCAATCCCGTGCTGTACCAGAAGCCTGGGTACAACTTTACCGACACCGAGACCAAGATGAGACATCGCGACTATGCTGGTCGTGTCTCATACAAGACCCGGTCCGATCGATATCTGCATCACAACGATGGCTACCTTCGCAATATGTACGTCGCAGCGACCGACGACATCTATGAAGGGCCAGGAACTTCCACTTGGAAGAGGACCTATGTCCGCAAGGTTGCGCCCATGAAGGTGCGAATCGCAACTTGGGTCATTGACTTTAGCTATGACCCCCAGAGCTGGGAGGATTGGGGCATCATGGTGCTCAGAGCCCTTCCTGCGGCCATTGCCATGGCTCTTGTG TTCTGGGATGGTAAACCCACCGTTATCAAGCGAAGCCTCTGCTATGCCCCGGTCCTGTACAACTACCATGGCGATGCCAAGGTCTGGAGCAACCTGCTCGAGAACCGCAAGGGTCTCTCCCTCATGGCCCGGAACAACCAAGTCTATCGCATGCTGCGCCCGCGATACCTGTGCTTCCTTCGCGAGCCCTTCAACGATGAGAACAGGGGAGTCGACGTCCGCAGCGTTGTTGAGTGGGAGAACAGCGACGGTCGGGATGCCAGTCTGGCCTACCTATTTGTCGCCTACTCTACTGAGCACTTCAGCCACAGCTCTGAGCAGGACATGATGGCCCTCCATCACATCGCTGAGACGGCGTGTCGCGCTGCGAAGCTTCCTGCGTACTGGATTGCCTGCAGCTGCATGCGCGATGAGAGTGAGCTGGAGTCTGAT GTCTACCGCATCTCGGATGTTCTTCGCGGCGCCAACAGTATGATCATCGCTGTCGGAAGAGGCAAGACGGCGATGACTTCGGGCAAGGCCAACACGGAGTCTCTCCTTCGTGAATGGGGCAGCCGAATGTGGACCTTCCCCGAGGTTCTTCTCAGCCCCGGCCGAAGCATCTCCATCTATACTCGCGACAGTGACCTATCTTCTCCGCTGGTGGTTGCCAAGAACCAATTCGCTGCTCAGGTCTGGACGTATATGGACCCAGATGTCGCCCGTCACTTGATTGACCACTACCTGGGCACCATCAGCCTGAGCCGGCTGGAACAAGCTGTTCTCGCCCTCAAGTGTCTGTACAGCCGTCACACAACTGAGTATCTTCCCGGTGACCAGGCCTATGCGCTCATGGGTCTTCTGAGGCTTCGACCCCAGGTTGACCGAACCGATACTGCTTTCCAGGCCTTCTCCAGACTGTCTCTGGCCAATGACTCAGATAGACTCCTTGAGCGCTACATCTGCACTCTGCCTGTGGATAACGATCAGCCATGGTACAACATGGAGGATGCGTACGAGTCCTCGCTCTGGGATATCACTCCCTACTGCCAGGTGGCTGGTATTGCAGAGAATGACACCATCATCATTGACGGAGCTTGGGGCATCTCCATCCGCTGGAAGGCCTTCTACCCCGTCTATTGGTCGACTGGACCATCCTGGAAGAGATGGCTTGCCGGTCTCGCCGTCGAATGGAATGGtgccttcttcatcatcgccatcgctcTCATTGCCACTGGCGCACAGGCTGGCGCATACGGTGCAAGCACCATCGCCCCTGGTGTGATTTTCCTGCTTCTGTTCCTTTATATCTGGATGATCACACCAGGTCTGGTGCGAGTCATCTATGGCGGCAAGTTTGCCGACACGCAGGCTGAGATGTTTGGCTTTGAGGGCCACCTCAACTCCCCAACCATTGAGCGTGCCATCTTTGGCGGCAACTTTGGGCGATTCTCCTGGAGCACCCATGGAAGCCCCCTGAGCCGAAGCGTCGTCAACGAGTATGGCGAGCGTGTTGGTATTGACCCTTGCAAGGATCCCGAGATCCGAATGAAGGTTGAGGCGGCCAAGAATGCCCGTCCAGGTGAAAAGAGG ATCTTCACCCTTGTCGACACCTACAACATGGAGCTGACCCTCTTCGAGGCCGTCAGACCCCCCGTGACTCTCATGTTCTGTGCCTCCGAGGGTGGTATGCAGCGAGCCATCGGATGCTCCTATGAGTGGGAGACGCAGACCATGTACCGCGAGACGGTGCTGAGGATGCCCACTACCGCTCTGAACCGCATGGACCGAGTGCCCCGGTTCCGCCTTGGAATTCAGCGTCCA atcaccaacatcaactcgtcctccatctccatcactcGCCATACCCAGGAAGGACCTGGGGTTGTCACGATGGAGGCATCGGCTTTGAAAGCGTGGG AGCTGGACAATAATGTCCAGCTAATCGATCCCAAACGCGACGCTCTCTACAACTACGATGCCGCAGCTCAGAAGACCATCGCCGATGCCAAACCGTGGACTAAGGATCCAAACTACTTCAAACATGTCCGAATCAGCGCCACCGCTCTCATCAAGATGACCATGCACGCGCGCTCTGGTGGCAATCTCGAAGTCATGGGCCTGATGCAAGGCTACATCGATCAGGACACTTTTGTCGTCACCGATGCGTTCCGCCTTCCCGTCGAAGGAACAGAGACACGAGTCAACGCCCAGGAAGAGGCAAACGAATATCTGGTTGAATACCTCGACCTTTGCCGAGCGCAGGGCCGTCAGGAGAACGTGGTGGGCTGGTATCACAGCCACCCCGGCTACGGATGCTGGCTCAGTGGTATCGATGTGGACACAGAGGCCATGCAGCAGCAGTTCCAGGATCCCTTCCTGGCTGTTGTCATTGACCCTGACCGCACCATCAACGCCGGCAAGGTGGAGATTGGCGCTTTCAGAACCTACCCTGCTCACTACAAGGCGGATCCTGTTGGCGGCACAACCGCCGATGGATTCCAGGCAGTGCCCCTCGCCAAGGCAGCCGAGTTTGGCGCTCACTCGAGCCGCTACTACAGCCTCGAGGTCTCACACTTCAAGAGCTCGCTTGATGCGCATCTCCTAGAACTTCTCTGGCACAAGTACTGGGTCCAGACCCTTAGCCAGAACCCTCTCCTCACAAACCGCGACTACGGTAACAAACAGGTCCTGGACCTGAGCTCTaagatcaaggaggccaCGATGGGCATAGCACGCAATCAAGCAGCACAGagcatgatgatgaggagcggGGCGAAGAACACCGACAAGGCAGTGGAGAAGTTGGCCAAGGACGCAAACCTCATCGCCACCAAGGAACGGTCTGGTCTGATTGCGAGCCAAGTAAAGGCCAGCGTCTTCAACGGGCTCGGGTCCAAGGAGAACCCTACATCGTAA